CGTGGGGCCACGATGTCGCCTTCCTGCACCCGAACGATACGGGCGGCGTCCTGTTCGAGTTCGTCGAGCAGTGATTGAGCGGCTCCTCCTCACCCCCCGCATACATTACCTAGGTCGCAGATACGAATCCATGTATGTTACAGCGGACCGCAGGTCAGCAGAAGATCGGCAGGTATTATAAGGGGAATAGTAACCATAAATATGGTTTGGGGGAAGGCTTATATATATCGGATTCTGTGACTAGTATACGACTCGGTGACCGCCCACCGGACCCCGACCCGGACTTCGACGCATCTTGCACTGTTGAGTCGTTTACTGCTGAGCGCCTCGTTGCGCGGAACAGTCTGGGGAGTGATAGCATATGACAGAACTGATCCGAACCGACGGCAACCAACTCGCAGCAGAACCAGCGACCACGAACGGCAAAGCAAGGGGGAGCCATGACCGGAGACACTGAAACGCTCGACGAGCTAAGCAAGGAGTACAGGGAATCAATACCAGGAGACCTTCGCGAGAGCAGATCCTTCGACTGGTATCTCGACGAGGTGTACGAGGACCCGAAGATCGCCCGCAACGCCCACCAGCGCGTCGCGGACATGTTCGACCACTACGGGACCGAGTACGACGAGGAAGCAGGTGTCGTTGAGTACCATCTCGCATCGGAGGATCCGCTCCACGACGGGGAGAACCGCTTTTTCGGCCGCGTGATCCACGAGTCGATGCACGAGTTCGTCAACAAAGTCAAAAGCGGTGCCCGACGGCTCGGCCCCGAGCGTCGTATCAAGCTACTGCTCGGTCCCGTGGGATCGGGCAAATCCGCGTTCGACCAGCAGGTCCGGCGCTACTTCGAGGACTACACGATGCAGGAGGAGGGACGGATGTACACGTTCCGCTGGACCGACCTCTGCTCGGTAATCGACGATCAGGATCCCGCCGACGATACGGTTCGCTCGCCGATGAACCAGGAGCCACTGGTCCTCCTGCCGCTTGAACAGCGCCAGCAGGTTATCGACGGGCTAAACGAGCGCCTCGATGCGCCCTATACGATCCGCAACGAGCAGAGTCTGGATCCGGAAAGCGAGTTCTATATGGACCGATTGTTGGCCCACTACGACGACGACCTCCAGAAGGTGCTCGACAAACACGTCGAGATCATCCGGCTCACCGCCGACGAGAACAAACGGCAGGCGCTGGAGACGTTCGAACCAAAGGACAAGAAAAACCAGGACGAGACCGAACTCACCGGCGACGTCAACTACTCGAAAATCGCCGTCTACGGCGAGTCCGATCCGCGTGCGTTCGATTACTCGGGCGCGTTCTGTAACGCAAATCGCGGCATCTTCTCCGGCGAGGAACTGCTGAAACTCCAGCGGGAGTTCCTCTATGACTTCCTGCACGCCAGCCAGGAACAGACGATCAAGCCCAAGAACAACCCGCGGATCGACATCGACCAGGTGATCGTCGGGCGGACGAACATGCCCGAGTACAAGGACAAAAAGGGCGACGAGAAGATGGAGGCCTTTAACGACCGCACCAAGCGGATCGACTTTCCCTACGTCCTCTCCTACGAGGACGAGGCCGAGATCTACTGGAAGCTGCTGGGGAACGCGGACGTGCCCGACATCCACGTCGAACCGCACACGCTGGAGATGGCAGGGCTCTTTTCGGTTCTCACCCGGATCGAGGAACCCGACACCGACACGGTCGATCTCCTCCAGAAGGCGAAA
This genomic window from Natranaeroarchaeum aerophilus contains:
- a CDS encoding PrkA family serine protein kinase, which produces MTGDTETLDELSKEYRESIPGDLRESRSFDWYLDEVYEDPKIARNAHQRVADMFDHYGTEYDEEAGVVEYHLASEDPLHDGENRFFGRVIHESMHEFVNKVKSGARRLGPERRIKLLLGPVGSGKSAFDQQVRRYFEDYTMQEEGRMYTFRWTDLCSVIDDQDPADDTVRSPMNQEPLVLLPLEQRQQVIDGLNERLDAPYTIRNEQSLDPESEFYMDRLLAHYDDDLQKVLDKHVEIIRLTADENKRQALETFEPKDKKNQDETELTGDVNYSKIAVYGESDPRAFDYSGAFCNANRGIFSGEELLKLQREFLYDFLHASQEQTIKPKNNPRIDIDQVIVGRTNMPEYKDKKGDEKMEAFNDRTKRIDFPYVLSYEDEAEIYWKLLGNADVPDIHVEPHTLEMAGLFSVLTRIEEPDTDTVDLLQKAKAYNGEDDETDDVDLKKLREEAAAKAEIGEGMEGISPRFIGDEIAEAIMDSKHRGRDFLSPLIVFNFFEENLEHHGSIAEDRFDTYYRYLERVREEYRERAIEDVRHALAYDVDEIRRQGEKYMDHVMAYIDDDTVEDEITGREQEPDETFLRSVEEKLDIPEDRKDDFRQEVSNWVSRRAREGEAFNPQDNERLRRALERKLWEDKKHNINFSALVSANEFDDDERSAWIDALLKQGYSEDGAREVLEFAGAEVAKSELEE